The following DNA comes from Nicotiana sylvestris chromosome 10, ASM39365v2, whole genome shotgun sequence.
CAGCTAAAACACCCGAAGATCACCCATAATTTTTGGGAAGGGAACAAGGTGGCTCGTAAAATGGCCAAGGACGGACTCAAGCATGCAAGGAAAAACCAAGTTTTTGTCAATCCATTGCCTCTAGTATTAAATAACCTAGCAATGGATAGAAATGGTTATGTGTATTTGACCAAAAAACTCAGTATTAACGCCTGTTTTATTTTAGTCGAAATGGGAAATGTAAATGTCCTCGAGGCTTGCCCTTTTACTAGGGATGTACCTGTCAGTACTATGTAATGTTTTATAATATATTATCTTTTCCCGTCAAAAAAAATTCTCAACCCAAGTGATATTATACTCTTACCTAATCCTCTCATTTTGTTTCTGGCATTTTAGCAAAATAACAAAATTTTATTGAGTAAGATGGAATATTATCTCCTAGAAACAAAAAATAAGTACTGTACTTACTGTAGTATTTCTACTCTTTAATGCATCTATATATTTGTCTTTCTGCTTTTGTAATTTAATAAGTTTAGAGCTTTTCATATGTTTCCTTATTCATGCTAAATTTTCATCCATTTGGTCACATGGAAAACTTTTCAAATTTTAGAGAAGTTGGACTTACAGAGCAATTTGTCAATTTTGTTTAAAGAGTATTGCATAACCAAATATATTATCTTCTTGTTGGTATTGAATTCTCTTTTATGACTTTTTCACTAGCGTATTTTTTTTAACGCTGCTATGACTGTGCTTTGCTTGAGCCGAGGGTATGTCGGAAACAACTTTTCCGCCTTCGCAATGTAGGCTTCTCCAGATCTCGCTTGTGAAATTACACTAAGGTTTttatcgttgttgttgttgtattgcaTAAACAAATTATTAAAGCAAGTTTAAATTAGGAAGTGTTACGCTGAAACTTTCTTTCACATCTTGTTTTCTAGGCATAAATATTAAAATGGAACTAATCTGATTATTTCTAATCACTAATTGATATGATTTCAATTAGAGATATTAATTTACATTAATTAATCACTTAAACTCACTCTTGCAGATGTATAGTATATTGTGAATAAATCATGGGAAGCTTTGGTTAGTTTGGAAAAAtggattgtttatttgtttctATATCTTTGTCATAATGATCACAAGAAGGACAAAATTGTTGGGCACATGGTTGTTGTCCAGCCAAAGACCCAATGGTCTAATCCTATTCTTTTTTGGTTTTTATTCCTATTCGAAATTGGATTCGGTTTTTGTTTCTATTTAGAGTTGGTTTTGGCTTCAAGAGAAAGCAtcactcatgatctataaataggataactttggagaattattctatgttcattgatacaagtctttgaaagacttatagcctgtttggtcgAGCTTCTTTTttgccaaaagtattttttttatttaccaAAAGCACTTttagccaaaaattgaggtgtttggccaagcttttgaaaggaaaaaaaagtgtttttgaggagaaacagaagcagttttggataagcagaaaaaagtagcttctctccaaaagcacttttttgagaagcacttttgagaaaaatacacttagaagtagttttttaaagcttgatcaaacactaattgctgctcagaagtgcttttcaaactaattagtcaaacacaaactgtttctcaccaaaagtacttttgagaaaagcacttttaaaaaaaacacttctcaaaataagctgatttttgcagcttggccaaacgggctattaagCACATAAGAGTGATTTGAGAGAActttcatcaagagagaagagagaagaaaagtatttgttttgctgcagatttttattccgaccagccaacttcaaatcacgTTACCAATCCGTTAACCGTTGGATCGGGCTGAGATTTTTACTGAGTGTTCATAACATCTTGCTCTTGGATTTGAACGGTGCAGATCG
Coding sequences within:
- the LOC138880054 gene encoding uncharacterized protein, giving the protein MGGVFRNDRGDWLLGFQHSKPSSSPLQSELEALKLGLSIALNYDFSPLIVETDAAELIKVFYSDAMSYTSIITDCRWLMHQLKHPKITHNFWEGNKVARKMAKDGLKHARKNQVFVNPLPLVLNNLAMDRNGYVYLTKKLSINACFILVEMGNVNVLEACPFTRDVPVSTM